One region of Termitidicoccus mucosus genomic DNA includes:
- a CDS encoding FAD-dependent oxidoreductase: MIPSSLDGRRYDVIVCGAGSAGVAAACSAAKEGAKVLLLERYGFGGGILTAAMIHTFDAIRSCVDSSVDVVAGFANELVAEISALGGDATGDNPPEVVSVHPEMQKVAIDRLLARAGVATLYHAHGCDVLLENGRVTGVEAALRDGRARFHAPVVVDGTGDAELAFYAGVPFDIARDLQALTYHFRLGHVAPGPGWSQWEEITRRALKEARDAGEIEVYGGPWIIRLADGEISVNSTRVFGNPVDPVELSAAEQKARAQMLDIWNILRRRAPELRDSYIVSGSTQLHIRESRIIRGEYILTEDDIRARTPFADSIAVGAWPVDIHPNTGFSGVHPHKENPPAPYEIPYRCLVPQAVDGLLVAGKPISTTHRAHGSTRVPGTSLATGQAAGVAAALAAREGIAPRAVDPVRLRAALVAQNAIVSIAAPSAA, encoded by the coding sequence ATGATCCCAAGCTCACTGGATGGAAGACGCTACGATGTGATTGTCTGCGGCGCCGGCAGCGCCGGAGTCGCGGCCGCCTGCTCCGCCGCCAAGGAGGGCGCGAAGGTGCTGCTGCTGGAGCGCTACGGCTTTGGCGGCGGCATCCTCACCGCGGCGATGATCCACACCTTCGACGCGATCAGGAGCTGCGTGGACAGCAGCGTCGATGTCGTCGCGGGATTCGCGAACGAACTCGTGGCCGAGATCAGCGCGCTCGGTGGCGACGCCACCGGCGACAACCCTCCCGAGGTCGTGTCCGTGCATCCCGAAATGCAGAAGGTCGCCATCGACCGCCTGCTGGCGCGCGCGGGCGTGGCCACGCTCTATCACGCGCATGGCTGCGACGTGCTGCTCGAGAACGGACGCGTCACCGGGGTCGAGGCTGCCCTGCGCGACGGTCGCGCGCGTTTCCATGCGCCGGTCGTGGTTGACGGCACCGGCGATGCCGAGCTCGCATTCTACGCTGGCGTGCCGTTCGACATCGCGCGGGATTTGCAGGCGCTCACCTATCATTTCCGGCTCGGCCATGTCGCGCCCGGCCCGGGCTGGTCGCAATGGGAGGAAATCACGAGACGCGCGCTCAAGGAGGCGCGCGATGCGGGCGAAATCGAGGTTTACGGCGGCCCGTGGATCATCCGTCTCGCGGACGGGGAAATCTCCGTCAACTCGACCCGCGTGTTTGGCAATCCCGTCGATCCCGTGGAGCTTTCCGCCGCGGAGCAAAAGGCGCGCGCGCAGATGCTCGACATCTGGAACATCCTCCGTCGCCGGGCGCCGGAGCTGAGGGACAGTTATATTGTTTCCGGCTCCACGCAATTGCACATCCGGGAGAGCCGCATCATTCGCGGCGAATATATATTGACCGAGGACGACATTCGCGCGCGCACGCCCTTCGCCGACAGCATCGCCGTGGGCGCGTGGCCGGTCGACATTCATCCCAACACCGGTTTTTCCGGCGTGCACCCGCACAAGGAAAACCCGCCCGCGCCCTATGAAATTCCCTACCGCTGCCTTGTGCCGCAGGCGGTGGACGGCCTGCTCGTCGCTGGCAAACCCATCTCCACGACGCACCGCGCGCACGGCTCGACCCGCGTGCCCGGCACCTCCCTCGCCACGGGCCAGGCGGCGGGCGTGGCCGCGGCCCTGGCCGCGCGCGAGGGCATCGCGCCGCGCGCGGTCGACCCGGTCCGGCTTCGCGCCGCGCTGGTCGCGCAAAATGCCATCGTATCAATCGCCGCGCCGTCGGCCGCGTGA
- a CDS encoding MFS transporter, with protein MDKPRSRYRTTRWWIVALLFLATIVNYIDRQALAVLKEPICGGLGLTDAQFGYLGTAFLISYMVMYTVAGRLIDRVGIRLGVTACVGLWSVASMLTGLAQGFRSLTAFRVLLGVGEPGIFPGGIKACGEWFPRKMRALPAGIFSSGSAVGAVIAVPLLVWITQAAGTWRAAFIIPGAVGLLWIPFFWKLYRPPAKHPAVTAADLEELREGGEHAASPSASGRGKTWGELLSQRKVWGLVLSRFASDPVWHFYLLWLPGYFMAERGLSLKEVGIYLWLPYLFGTLGNVAGGWFSDALIRRGWTAPRARFAMLACAGLLTPFGALVGFINSIAAAIAITCLITFMCQMWSTNTATLAADITDNAETASVMGLMGSAGSLTGAVFMTVVGLIVTKFGYAYAFVLAATLHPIAAVTIFLFLRPVLSSGTRGAARHQ; from the coding sequence ATGGATAAACCCCGCTCACGTTACCGCACGACGCGCTGGTGGATTGTCGCGCTGTTGTTTCTCGCCACCATCGTGAATTATATAGACCGGCAGGCGCTGGCGGTGTTGAAGGAGCCGATTTGCGGCGGGCTCGGGCTCACCGACGCGCAATTCGGCTATCTCGGCACCGCGTTTCTCATTTCCTACATGGTGATGTACACAGTGGCCGGGCGGCTCATCGATCGCGTCGGCATCCGGCTCGGCGTCACGGCGTGCGTGGGCCTGTGGTCGGTCGCGAGCATGCTGACCGGCCTCGCGCAGGGTTTTCGCAGCCTGACGGCGTTTCGTGTGCTGCTCGGCGTGGGCGAGCCGGGGATTTTTCCCGGCGGCATCAAGGCTTGCGGCGAATGGTTTCCGAGGAAAATGCGCGCGCTGCCGGCCGGCATTTTTTCGTCCGGCAGCGCGGTGGGCGCGGTCATCGCCGTGCCGCTGCTCGTCTGGATAACCCAGGCGGCCGGCACGTGGCGGGCCGCGTTTATTATTCCCGGCGCGGTGGGATTGTTGTGGATTCCGTTTTTCTGGAAACTTTACCGCCCTCCCGCGAAGCATCCGGCGGTCACCGCCGCGGACCTTGAGGAGTTGCGCGAAGGCGGGGAGCACGCGGCGTCCCCGTCCGCTTCGGGCAGGGGGAAGACATGGGGCGAACTGCTTTCGCAGCGAAAGGTCTGGGGGCTCGTGCTTTCGCGTTTTGCCAGCGACCCGGTGTGGCATTTCTACCTGCTCTGGCTGCCGGGCTATTTCATGGCGGAGCGCGGGCTGAGCCTGAAGGAGGTCGGCATTTATCTGTGGCTGCCGTATCTGTTCGGCACGCTCGGCAATGTCGCCGGCGGCTGGTTTTCCGACGCGCTCATCCGCCGCGGCTGGACCGCGCCGCGCGCCCGCTTCGCCATGCTGGCATGCGCCGGGCTGCTCACGCCCTTCGGCGCGCTGGTCGGTTTTATAAACAGCATCGCCGCGGCCATCGCCATTACCTGCCTCATCACGTTCATGTGCCAGATGTGGTCGACCAACACCGCGACGCTCGCCGCCGACATCACCGACAATGCCGAAACCGCGTCGGTCATGGGGCTGATGGGCTCGGCGGGCTCGCTGACCGGCGCGGTGTTCATGACCGTCGTCGGCCTGATCGTGACCAAGTTCGGCTATGCCTATGCCTTTGTCCTCGCCGCCACGCTGCATCCCATCGCTGCCGTGACGATATTCCTGTTCCTTAGACCCGTGCTCTCCAGCGGAACCCGGGGAGCCGCCCGGCATCAATAA
- a CDS encoding SGNH/GDSL hydrolase family protein: protein MKLKTLLALLLSSLVLAAGSARADDQPARKLSPSLRPVEDTPGLPRVFLIGDSVSMGYTLGVRQELVGKANVHRPPTNCGSSASGRQKIKEWLGAGKWDVIHFNFGLHDMKYLKPGRQNVPPDRYERYLKDIVKQLKATGATLVFATTTPVPEAVKNAHYERIPADVGRYNEIALRVMKENGVLIDDLHAVAGSNIAEYQIPNDVHFNKTGNAAFAKAVAASILSALKK, encoded by the coding sequence ATGAAACTGAAAACACTCCTCGCCCTCCTCCTCTCCTCGCTCGTGCTCGCCGCCGGGTCCGCCCGGGCCGACGACCAGCCCGCCAGAAAACTCTCGCCCTCGCTCCGCCCGGTCGAGGACACGCCCGGCCTGCCGCGCGTGTTCCTGATCGGCGATTCCGTTTCGATGGGCTACACGCTCGGCGTCCGCCAGGAGCTCGTGGGCAAGGCCAATGTCCACCGGCCGCCCACCAACTGCGGCTCGTCGGCGAGCGGCCGGCAAAAAATCAAGGAGTGGCTCGGCGCCGGAAAATGGGATGTCATTCATTTTAATTTCGGCCTGCACGACATGAAATATTTGAAGCCCGGACGCCAGAACGTCCCGCCCGACCGCTACGAGCGTTATCTCAAGGATATCGTGAAGCAGCTCAAGGCCACCGGCGCCACGCTGGTCTTTGCCACCACCACGCCGGTGCCGGAGGCCGTGAAAAACGCCCATTACGAGCGCATCCCGGCCGATGTCGGCCGCTATAATGAAATCGCGCTGCGCGTCATGAAGGAGAACGGGGTGCTCATCGACGATTTGCACGCCGTGGCCGGATCAAACATCGCCGAATATCAAATCCCCAACGACGTTCATTTTAATAAAACCGGCAACGCCGCCTTCGCCAAGGCGGTGGCGGCCTCGATCCTTTCGGCGCTGAAGAAATAA
- a CDS encoding alpha/beta hydrolase, with the protein MLKFPLYILAALSFAALCAAPAPRVTSVEPRVWRCDFDSAALKRPMRFMVVLPEGVSPGSKERVPVIYFLHGRGRNERTLLQDDACRARLFASPCAIVLPYAREGWYINSPVQAEERYADYIDEVTALSARLFPLGNTAGARAIGGWSMGGYGAMYTAVRRPGDFAAVATMIGLLDFPVPKETGGYAVPPRFGDDPAEWAKRNPIRRLQALRGGTGVRVAYATRAPETGMNRRFIAAATEAGIKVEVESIDGGHTFPVVQALLPGTLTFLEQSLRPPAHRALSALSSAIVSCNLYGFQDRYRTPPPLPARAPGAGTVSFGIACRFENSDRTRTHQEIRHQLGAQRCNRSATTARSNPRRARTFLARHPTRPTAGLLQTRVIGLLVPNATEPMVGGIVRGVEAEVTRRGTRCSRTTDPGSRSRSLAR; encoded by the coding sequence ATGCTGAAGTTTCCATTATATATATTGGCCGCGCTGTCTTTTGCCGCCCTTTGCGCCGCGCCCGCGCCGCGCGTCACCAGCGTCGAGCCGCGCGTGTGGCGGTGCGACTTTGACAGCGCGGCGCTCAAGCGCCCGATGCGCTTCATGGTGGTGCTGCCCGAGGGCGTGTCGCCGGGCTCAAAGGAGCGCGTGCCGGTCATCTATTTCCTCCACGGACGCGGGCGCAACGAGCGCACCCTGTTGCAGGACGACGCGTGCCGGGCGCGCCTGTTCGCGTCGCCCTGCGCCATCGTCCTGCCTTACGCGCGCGAGGGCTGGTATATAAACTCGCCCGTGCAGGCGGAGGAGCGTTACGCCGATTATATTGACGAGGTCACCGCCCTTTCGGCGCGGCTGTTTCCGCTGGGGAACACCGCCGGCGCGCGCGCCATCGGGGGCTGGTCGATGGGCGGCTACGGGGCGATGTACACGGCGGTCCGCCGCCCCGGGGATTTCGCGGCGGTGGCGACCATGATCGGGCTGCTCGATTTTCCCGTGCCCAAGGAGACCGGCGGCTACGCCGTGCCTCCGCGTTTTGGCGACGATCCCGCCGAGTGGGCGAAGCGCAATCCCATCCGCCGGTTGCAGGCGCTGCGCGGCGGCACGGGCGTGCGTGTCGCCTACGCCACGCGGGCGCCGGAGACCGGGATGAACCGGCGGTTCATCGCCGCGGCGACCGAGGCGGGCATCAAGGTCGAAGTCGAGAGCATCGACGGGGGGCACACATTTCCCGTCGTCCAGGCGTTGCTGCCGGGCACGCTGACGTTTCTGGAGCAATCGTTGCGTCCGCCGGCGCACCGCGCATTAAGCGCGTTGTCGTCCGCAATTGTCTCATGCAATTTGTATGGCTTCCAAGACCGTTATAGAACTCCTCCCCCGCTACCAGCGCGTGCGCCTGGAGCTGGAACAGTTTCTTTTGGAATTGCCTGTCGGTTCGAAAATTCCGACCGAACGCGAACTCATCAAGAAATTCGACATCAGCTCGGCGCGCAGCGCTGCAATCGCTCCGCAACGACGGCACGCTCGAATCCACGCCGGGCGCGCACGTTTCTCGCCCGCCATCCGACGCGCCCGACCGCCGGCCTCCTGCAAACCCGCGTCATCGGACTGCTCGTTCCGAACGCCACCGAGCCCATGGTGGGCGGCATCGTGCGCGGCGTCGAGGCCGAGGTCACGCGCCGCGGCACCCGCTGCTCTCGCACGACCGACCCCGGCTCCAGATCACGCAGCTTGGCAAGATGA
- a CDS encoding substrate-binding domain-containing protein, protein MASKTVIELLPRYQRVRLELEQFLLELPVGSKIPTERELIKKFDISRVTARKALQSLRNDGTLESTPGRGTFLARHPTRPTAGLLQTRVIGLLVPNATEPMVGGIVRGVEAEVTRRGYHMLLSHDHNDPELQITQLGKMMDAQVAGILLYPDRFVTERKEFLVLLKELKRRGIPLVLLDRYIAGLDFSCVMTDNVQGMYQLTEHLICCGRRRPALVGFWPNNTVHRDRRRGVIEALRDHGLQPEPVLECEIGADQDFFESARDVVAGWVKGKRAAELPFDSIICMFDMLAFGAFTALREAGLRVPDDVALVGYDNFDSQVYRSLGLQLTSVQQPLDDEGATAASLLIDRIEGKPRQDRANHILLPPKLVVRTSCGSTGAALETVKSTMPA, encoded by the coding sequence ATGGCTTCCAAGACCGTTATAGAACTCCTCCCCCGCTACCAGCGCGTGCGCCTGGAGCTGGAACAGTTTCTTTTGGAATTGCCTGTCGGTTCGAAAATTCCGACCGAACGCGAACTCATCAAGAAATTCGACATCAGCCGCGTCACGGCGCGCAAGGCGCTGCAATCGCTCCGCAACGACGGCACGCTCGAATCCACGCCGGGGCGCGGCACGTTTCTCGCCCGCCATCCGACGCGCCCGACCGCCGGCCTCCTGCAAACCCGCGTCATCGGACTGCTCGTTCCGAACGCCACCGAGCCCATGGTGGGCGGCATCGTGCGCGGCGTCGAGGCCGAGGTCACGCGCCGCGGCTACCACATGCTGCTCTCGCACGACCACAACGACCCCGAGCTCCAGATCACGCAGCTTGGCAAGATGATGGACGCGCAGGTCGCAGGCATCCTGCTTTATCCCGACCGGTTCGTGACCGAGCGGAAGGAATTTCTCGTTTTGCTCAAGGAGCTGAAGCGGCGCGGCATCCCGCTCGTCCTGCTCGACCGCTATATCGCGGGCCTAGATTTTTCGTGTGTGATGACGGACAACGTCCAGGGCATGTATCAGCTCACCGAGCACCTGATTTGCTGCGGACGCCGCCGCCCGGCGCTGGTCGGATTCTGGCCAAACAACACCGTGCATCGCGACCGCCGCCGCGGTGTCATCGAGGCGTTGCGCGACCACGGTTTGCAGCCCGAGCCCGTGCTCGAATGCGAGATCGGCGCCGACCAGGATTTCTTCGAGTCCGCGCGCGATGTCGTCGCCGGGTGGGTGAAGGGCAAACGCGCCGCCGAGCTGCCGTTTGACAGCATCATCTGCATGTTCGACATGCTCGCCTTCGGGGCATTCACGGCGTTGCGCGAGGCCGGCCTGCGCGTGCCGGACGACGTGGCGCTCGTCGGCTACGATAATTTCGACTCGCAGGTTTACCGTTCGCTCGGCCTGCAACTCACCAGCGTGCAGCAGCCGCTCGACGACGAGGGCGCCACCGCCGCCAGCCTGCTCATTGACCGCATCGAGGGCAAACCGCGCCAGGACCGCGCCAACCACATCCTGCTTCCGCCCAAGCTCGTTGTCCGCACCTCCTGCGGCTCCACCGGCGCGGCCTTGGAGACGGTGAAGTCCACCATGCCGGCGTAG